Proteins encoded in a region of the Mercenaria mercenaria strain notata chromosome 1, MADL_Memer_1, whole genome shotgun sequence genome:
- the LOC128559110 gene encoding serine/threonine-protein kinase PAK 4-like, translated as MFKKKKKPEISGPINFEHRVHTGFDHQHGRYVGLPSQWQGIVSAETTDRRRPMIDPSSITPVEIQPLKTIIRGNSMMQVNGANSNGTFGGISVARSNSLRNTSPPSRRKYQPDQNYPPVPEDGHMGQMGNRGPQGGPHPQYPGPPPYNRENRDPHQEQYNRRDNRDPRNSNMYPEKNNHQRDMRDNHYPNDRSDFRDGYPDGRLQPPRDDYRGSHPNSRDQSFEQDRRSEDSFRRLNDSHDSRDMMMRRDPHEMSQPRHNQMPPGGRSPPHQQMQGYPDERFNQQYPNGTLPRQPPHQNMQGYNTMPKNPQHQYDRGPGGLQHSPGGKMSNLQVPGNQYQQQPPHPGPRGQGPQTPPKSPQHKPSPSPGPFPEQQRLSHEQFRAALQMVVSPGDPRDNLDNFIKIGEGSTGIVCIATERNSGQNVAVKKMDLRRQQRRELLFNEVVIMRDYHHPHIVDMYDSFLVGDELWVVMEFLQGGALTDIVTHNKMDETQIATVCKACLKALAFLHSNGVIHRDIKSDSILLAHDGKVKLSDFGFCAQVSQELPKRKSLVGTPYWMAPEVISRLPYGPEVDIWSLGIMVIEMIDGEPPFFNEPPLQAMRRIRDMPPPKIKNAHKVSPRLQGFLERMLVRDASQRATAFELLQHPFLHNADKPSCLVSLMRNFRNSPC; from the exons atgttcaaaaagaaaaagaagccaGAGATATCTGGCCCCATCAATTTTGAGCATCGTGTTCACACTGGGTTCGATCACCAGCATGGTCGCTATGTGGGTTTGCCCTCACAGTGGCAGGGAATCGTTAGTGCGGAGACTACAGATAGGAGACGACCCATGATTGACCCTTCCAGTATCACACCAGTAGAAATACAACCTCTGAAG acaattaTCAGAGGAAATTCCATGATGCAAGTAAATGGTGCAAATTCCAATGGTACCTTTGGAGGTATATCAGTGGCCAGGTCAAACTCATTAAGAAATACCAGTCCACCGTCTCGCCGGAAATACCAGCCAGACCAGAACTACCCGCCTGTGCCAGAAGATGGTCATATGGGCCAAATGGGGAACAGAGGTCCACAAGGGGGTCCACACCCTCAGTACCCAGGGCCTCCCCCATATAATAGAGAAAACAGGGACCCGCATCAAGAACAGTATAATAGACGTGACAATAGGGACCCTAGAAACTCTAATATGTatccagaaaaaaataatcatcAAAGAGACATGAGGGATAACCATTATCCTAATGACAGATCTGATTTCAGAGATGGATACCCAGACGGAAGATTGCAGCCACCAAGGGATGATTATCGGGGTTCACACCCAAATAGTAGGGACCAGAGTTTTGAACAAGATAGACGGTCCGAGGACTCCTTTAGGAGACTTAATGACTCTCATGATAGTAGAGATATGATGATGAGGAGAGATCCTCACGAAATGTCACAGCCTCGGCACAATCAAATGCCCCCTGGCGGGCGGAGTCCACCACACCAACAGATGCAAGGTTACCCTGACGAAAGGTTCAATCAGCAATACCCTAATGGAACGTTACCACGGCAGCCACCACATCAAAATATGCAGGGATATAATACTATGCCTAAAAATCCACAACATCAGTATGATCGg GGACCAGGAGGTCTGCAGCACAGCCCTGGTGGTAAAATGTCCAATCTACAGGTACCTGGAAACCAGTATCAGCAGCAGCCCCCACACCCTGGCCCCAGAGGCCAAGGACCCCAGACCCCACCTAAATCACCCCAGCACAAACCTTCCCCATCACCCGGACCATTCCCAGAGCAACAGCGCCTTTCACATGAACAG TTCAGAGCAGCATTACAAATGGTTGTTAGTCCTGGTGATCCCAGGGATAACTTGGACAATTTCATCAAGATTGGAGAAGGTTCTACGGGCATTGTATGTATAGCAACAGAGAGGAATTCTGGGCAGAATGTTGCAGTTAAGAAAATGGACTTAAGGCGGCAACAGAGGAGGGAACTGTTGTTTAATGAG GTTGTGATAATGCGTGACTACCATCACCCACATATTGTGGACATGTACGACAGTTTCCTCGTTGGTGATGAACTTTGGGTCGTCATGGAGTTCTTACAGGGAGGAGCACTCACCGACATTGTTACACATAACAA aatggaTGAGACCCAGATTGCCACTGTTTGTAAAGCGTGTCTGAAAGCCCTTGCATTTTTACATTCGAATGGAGTAATTCATCGAGACATCAAGTCAGATTCAATACTCCTGGCGCATGATGGCAAG gtAAAATTGTCCGACTTCGGATTCTGTGCACAAGTATCACAGGAGCTTCCAAAGCGTAAATCACTTGTTGGTACTCCATATTGGATGGCTCCGGAGGTCATTTCAAGGTTACCTTATGGACCAGAA GTAGATATTTGGTCCTTGGGTATAATGGTGATAGAGATGATAGATGGAGAACCTCCTTTCTTCAACGAGCCCCCACTACAGGCCATGAGGAGAATCAGAGATATGCCCCCACCGAAAATAAAAAATGCTCATAAG GTTTCTCCACGACTACAAGGATTCTTGGAAAGA